TTATCTGGACGCCTATGGGATGCGCTGTGTCGGCGAGATCGACATCACCCGGCCGCGTTGGAGCGAACAACCCAGCGCCCTGGTGCCGCTGATCCTCGGCAACATCGACAACTTCGAGCGGGGCGCCCGAGGACAGCGCTTCGAGCAGGGCCTGCAGCAGGCGAAACAGAAGGAACAAAACCTTCTGGAACGCCTGCGCGCCTTGCCGGACGACGAGAACAAAGCCGAGGAGACCCAGCGGATGATCGACCGACTCCGCACCTTCGTGGGCTACCGGGAGTACCCGAAGTACGGCATGGTCAGCCGCTACTTCATCTACAAACGCGCTCTCCTGGCCGAGGCCGACCGGCTGGTGCGAGCAGGCGTGCTTCACGAACAGGCGGACGCCTATTTCCTGAGGTTCGAGGAGTTGCAGGAGGTCGTGCGCACCGGCGAGGTGGATCAGGCGCTCATTCACAGCCGTAGGGAGGCGTTCGAGTCGTATCGAGCGCTGACGCCACCACGGGTCCTCACCTCGGATGGCGAGGCTCTGGCGGGCACCTATCGCCGCGACAACCTGCCCGCAGGCGCGTTGATCGGTCTACCGGTCTCCACCGGAGCCGTCGAAGGACGGGCCCGCGTGGTCTTGGAGATGACGGAGGCCGATCTAGAACCGGACGACATCCTCGTCACCGCATTCACCGACCCGAGTTGGTCGCCGCTCTTCATCGGGATCAAGGGCCTGGTGACCGAGGTAGGCGGCCGGATGACCCACGGCGCAGTGATCGCCCGTGAGTACGGCCTGCCCGCCGTGGTGGGGGTCGAGCACGCCACTCGGCTGATCCGCGACGGTCAGCGAATCCGGGTGAACGGGACACAGGGCTACGTCGAGCTCCTCGATTAGTTTCGGGCGGGGCTGATGCACGACACTGTCCGGCCTCATCGAGAGGCCTGCGTCGTTCATGTTTCGGCATCGTCCCGCTCGTCCCGGCCCATCGACTGAAGCCTCGGGCTGCCCCGCCTGCGACTCGAGCGCTAGAGAAGTCTCGTGAACGTACCTTCGGTCAGCTCGGGGCCGAGTTCTTCGAAGTCCCACTGCCCTTGATCGCTGATCGCCTGCGTGCTGATCCAGAACACCATGGCCCGGCCGTCGGGTGTGCGCGCGATCTCACCGTATGCGTTGGCGTTCGCTCCGTTGTGCCATGCGGCCGTCTGACCGTCCAACTCGGTGATGACCCAGCCATAGCCGTAGTGCGTATCCTCGGGTTCCTCGCGGACATGCGGCTCGAACAGCTGCGACTTCGCATCCTGATTTAGGACATCGTCTTCGAGCAGTGCGACGTGCCATCGGAACATGTCACGCGCGGTGGAGAGTAAACCGCCGTTGCCCCGCAGATTCCAGTACGGCCCGTCCTCAGCCCAAGGGCGCCCCGTCGGCCTGCCTTGGGCGGCATCGTCTGCGTCGTACTCGATGGCGATGTCAGCCTGATTCCAGTCGGGGAGCACATAGCCGGTCGAGGTCATGCCCGCCGGGGTGAATAGGTGTTCGACTAGAAACGCCTCATAGCCGCTGGCGGAAGCCATTTCGACGATGGCGGCAAGCAGGCTGTAGCCGAGATTCGAATACGCATAGACGGTCCCCGGTGCCGACTGCAACGTCGAGTCCATGGCTCGATCGATCAGTTCGTCCCGCATGACGGGCTCGTAATCGTCGCCGAGGCCTCCGGCCAGCCCAGAGGTATGGGTCAGCAGGTGCTCCACGGTGATCGCACGTTTGTCCACCGGCACGTGATCGAAATAGTCGCTGATCGGATCGTCGACGCTCAGTTCGCCGCGCATCTGGAGCTTGAGCACGGCGGCGGCGGTGAACTGCTTGGTCATCGACATCACGTCTACGACTGTGTCGCATCCGAATGGGACCTGGTCTTCCTCGTTGGCGAAGCCCCAACCCTGACACACGGTGAGTTCATCACTCTGCGCCGCGATCAGGATCCCACGGGACTGCTCGGGCACCGTCTCCGCAACGAACTCCTCGATGGAATCCGGACCTGCCCAACCGCAACCGGCAACCACAAGCGCCATCGCAATGAGGATCCCGCCCGCTCTATTTCGCCTCACGGTGTGCCACCCCGGCTGATCCCCGCGCTCCGACGACTCCTGGTGTGGTCGCCCCTGGACACGGCGAAGGCGCCGCGCAGGAGAAGCGTTGCACGGGATGGCGTCTCTTGTACCCCCATTGTCGACATCGCTGCTTCTTTCGCAGCGCGCTCAACACCGCCCTGGGAAAGGCGGATTCGGCATCGCGCCGCAGGGACATGTTGGTGGCAGCACACAGCACGCCGCCGAGCCCACTGTCACGATCGTCTCGAAGACCGCCAATCGATGGTGTCGCCGATGACATATTGGTCAAGCGCGCATGTCTCGTCCCCGCCTCTGAGATGAAGGGAACCGCGCATGTCCGTGGTGACCGTGATCGCCGTGCTGGGTCTGGCGGCACTGGACATGCTCAGCCCTGCGGTCATCGGCGTCACGATCTACCTGATGCTCGCCCGGCCGCACAGATCCGTTCTTCTGCTGAGCACCTATCTGGGCACGGTCGCGGTCTCGTACTTCGCGCTCGGTGTGCTGCTCATGCTCGGCCTAGGCACGATCGTCCATACCATCGATCCCACCGTGTCGGCATGGGTGCAGGCAGGCATCGGCGTCGCGTTGTTCGCTGGAAGCTGGTTCATTCCCGATCGAAACCCCGATCGCACTTCCATGCGGGAGCGGACGGTCACCGTCCGGTCGATGATGCTGCTCGGGTTGGGGACATGGTTATTCGAGTTCTATACGGCGGTGCCGTACTTCGGCGCAATCGGCATCATGACCTCCGCCGAACTGGAAGCAGTCGCATGGCTTTCCCTGCTGGGCGCCTATGTG
This Actinoalloteichus hymeniacidonis DNA region includes the following protein-coding sequences:
- a CDS encoding GAP family protein is translated as MSVVTVIAVLGLAALDMLSPAVIGVTIYLMLARPHRSVLLLSTYLGTVAVSYFALGVLLMLGLGTIVHTIDPTVSAWVQAGIGVALFAGSWFIPDRNPDRTSMRERTVTVRSMMLLGLGTWLFEFYTAVPYFGAIGIMTSAELEAVAWLSLLGAYVVIMILPGIALYLAGVIMREQLRERLERWQRRLDSGSRDMLRWIVGIAGILILLNALPAEIAITIAQAGSR
- a CDS encoding serine hydrolase domain-containing protein, whose translation is MPEQSRGILIAAQSDELTVCQGWGFANEEDQVPFGCDTVVDVMSMTKQFTAAAVLKLQMRGELSVDDPISDYFDHVPVDKRAITVEHLLTHTSGLAGGLGDDYEPVMRDELIDRAMDSTLQSAPGTVYAYSNLGYSLLAAIVEMASASGYEAFLVEHLFTPAGMTSTGYVLPDWNQADIAIEYDADDAAQGRPTGRPWAEDGPYWNLRGNGGLLSTARDMFRWHVALLEDDVLNQDAKSQLFEPHVREEPEDTHYGYGWVITELDGQTAAWHNGANANAYGEIARTPDGRAMVFWISTQAISDQGQWDFEELGPELTEGTFTRLL